In the genome of Paenibacillus pabuli, the window CATTGACAGCCATGCAGCAATTGTCATTATCATCAGCATACACGAATATTTTCTGGGGCATGACCGTGGTTGCTCTGGCATCTATTGTTTTCTCCCAAGTGTATCTGAGAATGCAATCACGGAAAAGAATGTCCGCGTAATATGAAGCAGTTTCACAAACATCTTTTAGCAGACTTTTCATATATAAAAGCCAGGGATTCGTTCGGATCCCTGGCTTTTCTCTGTTCTGTCAGGATTAACGGAATCACATGAGGAATCAACATAGCCTAATAATATAGCTCGCGTATCAAATGCATTACTTTATTGCGGTTTTTCCTATATGATAACCAAATAGTAGATGTAACATCAGAAAAGTAGTATCAAGGAGATGTCTAATTACATATGAAACTTCAACAATTTAATTCACTATTTCGTATCCCTGCATACCGTCTGTTCCTGGTTTGTATGCTGCTGCAAGGTATGGCTATTTCCATAAGTGCTCCCTTCCTCGCGGTCTACTTTACAACTCGCCTTGAAGTGTCCATCGCAACCTTTGGGATATTCACTGCAATAACTTTGATGGGGGGCGTACTATTCAGCTCGTGGATCGCCAGACGATCAGATCAACCCGGATCTCGCAAAATCATTCTGGTGGGTGCAATGATTTGCAATGCTCTTGCTTTTGCCGGGTACCTATGGATTCATGAGTTCACTTTATTATTTATCTATATGACCGTACTGACTGCATTGGGGGCTCCCGCCATGCCACAGTTGTTTGCAGCCGCAAGAGAAGCCGTCAATACGGTTTCGGGCGTGGATCATGCTTTAGCCAATTCAACCCTGCGTTCCGCCTTTTCACTGGGATTTATTACGGGGCCTTTAATTGGAACATTATTGATTGCGTATATCGGATATAGCGGCATTTTTAGTTCTACATGTCTTATTTTTTTGATCAATGCGCTATTATTTTTCTTTCTTTTAAAAAAGGCCCCCGCCACTTCTGCCATTCATTTATCTGCGGGTATGCCCGTAAGGCTTCATCAAGATGCAAGAATCTATGTGCCTTTTCTCATTACCACACTCCTGTATACGGCACATTGGATGAATAATCTGAATGCCTCCTTGTTCATAATTCACCATCTTGGCGGAGGAACGCGGGAAGTTGGCTGGGTCTCCAGTCTATGTGCAGGTCTTGAAATTCCCATTATGCTGGCATTGGGATTGCTTGCCTCCAAGTATCCCAACCGCTCCCTTATGTTATGGGGTTCCGTAATCGGTGCTGCATATTATGTAGTTGTACTGTTCTCCACTGAAATGTGGCATCTGCTTGCAGCACAACTATTGCTCGCGTTCTTCGTCGCTGTAATCTCTGCCATCGGCATCAGTTACATGCAGGATTTGCTTCCGTCTATGCCAGGTTATGCATCAACACTCTATTCGAATGCCTCCACATTGGGAAGATTATTTGGCAGTCTGGTAGGAGGCTGGACAGCTGGAGCATGGGGGTATCGAAATGCCTACTGGGTATGTCTGCTGCTTGTTCTACTTTCGTTAGGCATGCTTGTTATTACACAACAATTCTCAAATAAAAAGCGGCAGCCAGTTTCCCTCTAATCAGATCTGGAGCATAGCCGAGTGAACGTAAAGGCTTGAAACAAAACAAAGCCCCAAGGACGCAGCAATAGCGCTCCTGGGGCTTTCGTTATTATCGTTTTAATATTCTTATATGAATACAATCATTATTCAAACAGGTCCAGACGAAGACGTTTCAGGCTAGTATGCTGGATGAGCCATTGGCCGTCTATTTTGACAAACGTCTCATGGTAGTGTCCAAATCCGTGAAAGGACTTATTCTCATTGCCTTCAGGGAACGTTACCCAATCCTCCATTGGAGAGATGACTTTGGCTTCATTTTCGGATACAAATTCAACTTCAGCGCTATGTACATGATGCACGGTTACAGCAACATCCACCAAATCCCGGAATACTTGAACGATGGTGTCACGGCCAGTTAATACCGGTATTGGGTTGCCTTCTGTACTGAAATCAGCTACGGCATCCGGAGCGAACACCTCACCCAATGTATCCCATTGCTTTGTATCAATATAACGGCAATAACGCGCTTTGGTGTTCCGAATGTTCTCCAGTGCAAGCAGTTGTTCCAGACCTGTGATGGTTGATTGGCTCATGTGTTGTCCCTCCAGAAATCTAAGATGTATACGAATATGTATTAACAATTCCCTTCCTTATTGTACCATTGCACTTATATTAGTTACAATATTAGCTGTAAAAGACCTCCTTAGAGCATAGCAAAAAAAAATCCCTCCTCATTTCCCTTAAGCGGGGAGGAGAGATTTTATATTCGTCCTTCAACCGACACAGCAACGGAATCGACTGTATCTTTATTTGAGGTTATAAAGAATGTGCAGCTTTCATCTGGGCAGCCAGCTCAGACATTTTTTTATTGTGCAAATAGCTCTCCATCTCTTCTTCCGCACGGACCATCACCTGCTGAATCAGGCAGCCTTCGTTATGATCCTGCGAGCATTCGAACAGGGAAGCCTGTCCTTCAATGGCATGTATAATCTCCAGAAAAGAAGGGTCCGGATTCTTCCGGCTAAGCCGATACCCACCATTGGCACCGGAAGTAGATTCAATCATGCCGGCTTTCACCAGCTTCGTCAAAATTTTGGATAGATAGGTTGGAGATACTTTTTGCCTCTCAGCTAATTGATGGACACTAACCAGTTGTTCCGGTTCAGTCGCAACCAGAAAAAGCATGGTGTGCAAGGCATAGTTTGTAGCTTTCGAATATTTCATGAGGGCACCTCATTATATACGGATTTAATTTATCTATAATAGACTTGATTAAACGCTCTGTCAAACGCGAGTATTCACGCACAATTATACCAATAAACATCATTACATTTAAATGTGGTACAGCCCGCGATAATCCGTTGGTGTCATGCCCTCATGAGCCAAGAACTGGCGGTTAAAATAACTGGCGTTGGGATATCCTGCCTCCTCTGCGATCTGTCCAATGTTGGCCGTCGGCCGTTCCAACAGCCACTGCTTCGCCATCTGTAACCGCGAGCGGGTTATAAATTCCATCGGGGTCATCTCCACAGCACTCTTGAACATTTTGCAAAAATAATACGAACTAACGCCCGCCTTATCCGCCCAATCCTGTAACAAAAATGGCTGGCATGCCTCCTGCTGCATCTGTGGAAGCATTCCAAGGATACGACTCTCGGCCTTGCTTGTGCGTGTGCTTTTCAGTGGAACAGCATGCTGCACAAACTCGGCCAGCACAGCATAGGTCAGGGTAGATAGTTGAGCGGGACGCAGCATCCGGTTCTGCTCGGCTTCATTCAACAGGGCCATATGTGCTTCTTCCCAGGGAGCCTGCTGCCTTAGCGTCCACAACAGATTGCGATGCAGCCCCCGCTCAATCATATAATCATGCAGTCGTTCACCGTAAAAATGAACCCAGCGCACATCCCATGGATCGTCCTCGCTGCTATAGTAATGCTGCCGCTGCTGCGGGAAGTATAGCACAGCCTGACCCGCACGAAGCTCATGCACAACCCCATCCACTTCCACGTACCCCTTGCCTGAGGCAACGTAATGAATATTGAAGTTATTAAGAGCTCCAGCTTCCCGTAATACGGTATGCTCGGGGTGATCAACATAAAGTCCAACGGACTCCGGATAACAAAAATATGGAATATCCTGCAGGGTTAGCAATACCGTCTGTCTCATCATGGTTCATTCTCTTTTCTAAACAATATTGTGTCAACTCATTTCAATATATTATCATTTTAATTCATTCATCTATTACTTATAATCACAATATACATTCATTCATAGGAGGAAACAACAAATGAATTCAGATCGAAAATTGCGTTGGGGAATTATTGGTAGCGCTAGCATTGCTGTGCGATCCGTTATTCCAGGTTTGCAGCAATCCGAGTTGAATGAAGTAACCGCCATTGCCAGCCGGGACGAAGAAAAAGCGAAACAAACCGCTGATCAACTCGGCATTTCCCAAGCCTATGGCAGCTATGAAGCTTTGCTTGCTGACGATTCCATTGATGCGGTCTACATTCCGCTTCCGAACCATCTGCACCGGGAGTGGACACTCCGTGCCGCAGAAGCCGGTAAACATATTTTGTGTGAGAAGCCACTCGCACTGACGGAGCAGGAAGCTCAAGAGATGGTGCAAGCCTGCGAAGATGCTGGTGTGCATCTCGCTGAGGCACTCATGTACCGACACCATCCACGTTATGATCAAATTAAAGATATTATCGCCAGCGGAGAAATTGGTGAGATCCGTGGCATTCATAGTACATTTTCGTTCAACAGTTCAGGTTCGACAGGTAACGTTCGTTTCCGGCGTGATTGGGGCGGCGGTTCCCTGTATGATATCGGCTGTTATTCCATCAGTGCAGCACGCTTACTCCTTGGCCAAGAGCCATCGGCGGCAACCGTCATTGGCATGTTCTCCCCTGAGCATGGTCATGTGGATATGATGGCTTCCGGTCTGCTTGAGTTTGACAATCATATTGGCGTGACCTTTGACAGCAGCATGTGGGCAGCCTTCCGCAACACGCTGGAAGTACTCGGATCGGATGGCATCATCGAGGTTCCTTCTGCCTTCATCAGCAATCCGGACCGCGGCTCCAACTTCTTCGTAACGGTTGACGGTGAGCGTAAGGAGATTGAAGTTCCACAGGTGAATCACTACTCCCTCCAGGGAGACGACATGGCACGAGCTGTACTTCAAGGTAAAGCTCTGCGCTTCGCTCCATCCGATGCTGTAGCCAATATGAAAGTACTCGAAGCTTGTCTTCGTTCAGCAGAAGAACGTACACGCATTACACTATAAGAAGAGAGGATGAACTGAATTATGGAATACATTGAGATTGCTGGTGCAGGCAAGCCTATCTCCCGATTGATTAAAGGAACTGATTATTTCTACCATGATGCCTATGAAAAAGCAGCTACGAACATGGATGCTTTCCTGGCGATTGGCGGTAATACCGTTGACTCTGCGCATATTTATTGCGGCGGTCAGAGTGAAGAAGTGCTAGGACGTTATATGCAAGAACGGGGTAACCGTAACGAGATCGTTATTTTGACCAAAGGTGCGCATCATGACCAGAATGGCCCACGTGTTAATGCTGATGCTATCCGCAGTGATCTTCTTACCAGTCTGGAACGGCTTCAAACCGAACATGTGGAGCTATATGCCCTGCATCGGGATGATCCAAACATCCCTGTTGGTGTGATCCTTGAAGCGTTGAACGAACATATTGAATCCGGCAAAATCGGCGCGATTGGCGCCTCCAACTGGACCTGGCAGCGGCTGGAGGAAGCTAATGCATATGCGGCCGCTAATGGCCTGAAAGGTTTTACATTCAGCAGTCCGAATCTCAGTCTTGCCAAAGCAAACGAACCGTTCTGGGCGGGATGTGTATCGGCAGACGAAGAAACGCTGGCATGGCATGAGCGCACCAAGCTTCCTTTGCTGTCCTGGTCCTCCCAGGCTCGCGGCTTCTTCACTGGACGATTCACACCTGAAGTGCGGGATAATGAAGATCTGGTTCGTGTATTTTATAGTGACGGCAACTGGGAACGTTTGCACCGGGCTGAACAATTGGCAGCGTCGAAAAATACCACGCCAATTCAGATTGCACTTGCTTATGTATTGAACCAACCGTTTCCGACCTGTGCGCTGATTGGCGCTCAAAATCGTGCAGAACTGCTCTCCTGTGACGAAGGTTCTCGCATCACATTAACCCGTGAGGAACTGGATTGGCTGGACCTGGGCAGTAACGTGAAGCCAAGCGTGTAAAACGGACATACACTTTTAATTCAATCTTGATGGTGAAGGGGCTGACTCTTCCGCGATGTAGCGGAGTAGTCAGCCCTTTTCCCACAAGATCAACGAATCGCTGTTCGTTATGCTCCGTATATCGCCAAACTTCCGGTTCGGACTTGTCCTCTATTACTGATTCTACATATCTGATAGTCATGAAAAAAGTAATAAAAAGAGACTACCCGCCAGAAATTTTTCTCTGGAGGTAACCCCTTTTTAATATTAGATAGTCAAACGAATGAA includes:
- a CDS encoding Rrf2 family transcriptional regulator, whose product is MKYSKATNYALHTMLFLVATEPEQLVSVHQLAERQKVSPTYLSKILTKLVKAGMIESTSGANGGYRLSRKNPDPSFLEIIHAIEGQASLFECSQDHNEGCLIQQVMVRAEEEMESYLHNKKMSELAAQMKAAHSL
- a CDS encoding aldo/keto reductase, translating into MEYIEIAGAGKPISRLIKGTDYFYHDAYEKAATNMDAFLAIGGNTVDSAHIYCGGQSEEVLGRYMQERGNRNEIVILTKGAHHDQNGPRVNADAIRSDLLTSLERLQTEHVELYALHRDDPNIPVGVILEALNEHIESGKIGAIGASNWTWQRLEEANAYAAANGLKGFTFSSPNLSLAKANEPFWAGCVSADEETLAWHERTKLPLLSWSSQARGFFTGRFTPEVRDNEDLVRVFYSDGNWERLHRAEQLAASKNTTPIQIALAYVLNQPFPTCALIGAQNRAELLSCDEGSRITLTREELDWLDLGSNVKPSV
- a CDS encoding nuclear transport factor 2 family protein, yielding MSQSTITGLEQLLALENIRNTKARYCRYIDTKQWDTLGEVFAPDAVADFSTEGNPIPVLTGRDTIVQVFRDLVDVAVTVHHVHSAEVEFVSENEAKVISPMEDWVTFPEGNENKSFHGFGHYHETFVKIDGQWLIQHTSLKRLRLDLFE
- a CDS encoding helix-turn-helix transcriptional regulator; the protein is MMRQTVLLTLQDIPYFCYPESVGLYVDHPEHTVLREAGALNNFNIHYVASGKGYVEVDGVVHELRAGQAVLYFPQQRQHYYSSEDDPWDVRWVHFYGERLHDYMIERGLHRNLLWTLRQQAPWEEAHMALLNEAEQNRMLRPAQLSTLTYAVLAEFVQHAVPLKSTRTSKAESRILGMLPQMQQEACQPFLLQDWADKAGVSSYYFCKMFKSAVEMTPMEFITRSRLQMAKQWLLERPTANIGQIAEEAGYPNASYFNRQFLAHEGMTPTDYRGLYHI
- a CDS encoding Gfo/Idh/MocA family protein, whose protein sequence is MNSDRKLRWGIIGSASIAVRSVIPGLQQSELNEVTAIASRDEEKAKQTADQLGISQAYGSYEALLADDSIDAVYIPLPNHLHREWTLRAAEAGKHILCEKPLALTEQEAQEMVQACEDAGVHLAEALMYRHHPRYDQIKDIIASGEIGEIRGIHSTFSFNSSGSTGNVRFRRDWGGGSLYDIGCYSISAARLLLGQEPSAATVIGMFSPEHGHVDMMASGLLEFDNHIGVTFDSSMWAAFRNTLEVLGSDGIIEVPSAFISNPDRGSNFFVTVDGERKEIEVPQVNHYSLQGDDMARAVLQGKALRFAPSDAVANMKVLEACLRSAEERTRITL
- a CDS encoding sugar efflux transporter, which translates into the protein MKLQQFNSLFRIPAYRLFLVCMLLQGMAISISAPFLAVYFTTRLEVSIATFGIFTAITLMGGVLFSSWIARRSDQPGSRKIILVGAMICNALAFAGYLWIHEFTLLFIYMTVLTALGAPAMPQLFAAAREAVNTVSGVDHALANSTLRSAFSLGFITGPLIGTLLIAYIGYSGIFSSTCLIFLINALLFFFLLKKAPATSAIHLSAGMPVRLHQDARIYVPFLITTLLYTAHWMNNLNASLFIIHHLGGGTREVGWVSSLCAGLEIPIMLALGLLASKYPNRSLMLWGSVIGAAYYVVVLFSTEMWHLLAAQLLLAFFVAVISAIGISYMQDLLPSMPGYASTLYSNASTLGRLFGSLVGGWTAGAWGYRNAYWVCLLLVLLSLGMLVITQQFSNKKRQPVSL